A single Chanos chanos chromosome 8, fChaCha1.1, whole genome shotgun sequence DNA region contains:
- the dtl gene encoding denticleless protein homolog, which translates to MNRQLSIERHRCKYPLESLLGCFQCVRPDEHISYGNSGTAVPPFGCTFSTAPGQQNVLAVANEEGVVRLYNTEATQSYVLKEWLAHENAVFDLAWVPGEARLVTASGDQTARLWDVKTGELLGGFKGHLCSLKSVTFPKHERAVFSTGGRDGNIMIWDTRCSKKDGFYRQVKQISGAHNKPDRNTPQTKKKRPLSKGIAPSVDSQQGVTEVLFRDDHTLLSSGAVDGMIKMWDLRKNYTAYHYKATPLQTYPYPGTSTRKLGYSGLTLDSTGSNLFSNCTDDNIYMFNVSGLKTTPVATFSGHRNSSFYVKSTVSPDDQFLTSGSSDHHAYIWKISNPEQTPMMLQGHSQEVTSVAWCPTDFTKIASCSDDNMVRIWRLDRRVEDPKASVGEMNLVGWARPKQPSRPRDSAGCHSERTPAKSPSLGSLGSLSSPQPAACAPSGADLPLPSNTSAPQPLRGAGTSPSHPRTPPSLHRWITRTPGSPGDQVTPPLSEVLSPFPESPAQSPALSQSAERRVKRRLETGSTGCCGKGHRCDCVADLYPDPKRSRSLAGVFCANRNVPRPSREESATDPAEKDEEKPGTSREADKENSVPRKANWLSDLGQRLREERRGPLSPNGNKQRDRQMPASPVCTPCPHRCQPLPPDSPTLPGQSEPATNVFCKTQSIAARFPRHTTNSSSPQSLKTSSPQSLKTSSPQTHRIPSPRSTKKISAYFQRQTPE; encoded by the exons ATGAACCGCCAACTCTCCATCGAAC GTCATCGCTGCAAATACCCTTTGGAATCGCTGCTgggatgttttcagtgtgtccGACCGGACGAACACATTTCTTACGGGAATTCAGGGACTGCAGTTCCACCGTTCGGATGCACATTCTCCACTG CACCCGGGCAGCAGAACGTTCTTGCTGTGGCGAATGAGGAAGGAGTTGTGCGACTGTACAACACAGAAGCGACACAAAGCTACGTTCTGAAAG agtgGCTGGCCCATGAGAACGCGGTGTTTGATTTGGCCTGGGTGCCTGGGGAGGCCCGTCTG GTGACCGCGTCCGGAGACCAGACGGCCCGACTCTGGGACGTGAAGACGGGGGAACTTTTGGGAGGTTTCAAAGGTCACCTGTGCAGCCTGAAGTCAGTGACCTTCCCGAAACACGAGAGAG CTGTGTTCTCCACGGGGGGCAGAGATGGAAACATCATGATCTGGGACACGAGGTGTAGTAAGAAAG ATGGGTTCTACAGACAGGTGAAACAGATCAGCGGCGCTCATAACAAGCCCGACAGAAACACGCCACAGACGAAGAAGAAACGCCCACTCTCCAAGGGAATAGCGCCCTCTGTG GATTCCCAGCAGGGTGTGACGGAGGTTCTCTTCCGAGACgatcacacactcctctcctcgGGAGCTGTAGACGG GATGATTAAGATGTGGGACCTTCGTAAAAACTACACAGCGTATCACTACAAAGCCACGCCCCTCCAGACGTACCCCTACCCAGGCACCAGCACACGCAAGCTAG GCTATTCAGGCCTGACTTTGGACTCCACAGGTTCCAACCTCTTCTCCAACTGCACTGATGACAATATCTACATGTTTAACGTCAGCGGGCTGAAAACCACTCCAG TGGCCACATTCAGCGGTCATCGTAACTCCTCGTTCTATGTGAAGTCCACGGTCAGTCCAGACGACCAGTTCCTCACCAGTGGCTCCAGTGATCACCACGCATACATATGGAAG ATTTCAAATCCAGAACAAACTCCCATGATGCTTCAGGGTCACAGCCAGGAAGTGACATCGGTGGCCTGGTGCCCCACAGATTTTACAAag ATTGCATCATGTTCGGACGATAACATGGTCCGGATCTGGCGACTGGACCGCAGAGTGGAGGACCCGAAGGCGTCTGTGGGGGAGATGAACCTCGTGGGTTGGGCCCGCCCCAAGCAGCCATCACGACCCAGGGACTCAG CCGGATGTCATTCCGAGCGCACTCCTGCAAAGAGCCCCAGTCTGGGAAGCCTCGGATCCCTGTCGTCTCCGCAACCCGCGGCCTGCGCTCCCAGCGGAGCTGACCTCCCTCTGCCCTCCAACACCTCTGCTCCTCAACCCCTCCGAGGAGCCGGTACCAGCCCCTCCCACCCCAGAACCCCACCTTCCCTCCACCGATGGATTACCAGGACTCCCGGTTCCCCTGGCGACCAGGTCACACCCCCTCTCAGTGAAGTCCTCAGCCCCTTTCCCGAGAGCCCCGCCCAAAGCCCCGCCCTGAGCCAGTCTGCAGAGAGGCGTGTTAAAAGGCGACTGGAAACGGGAAGCACAGGGTGCTGTGGAAAGGGACACAGGTGTGACTGCGTGGCTGACTTGTACCCCGACCCCAAGAGGAGCCGAAGTTTAGCGGGAGTGTTTTGCGCCAACCGGAACGTCCCGAGGCCGAGCCGTGAGGAGAGCGCGACTGACCCCGCGGAGAAGGACGAGGAGAAGCCGGGCACGTCTCGGGAGGCGGATAAAGAGAACAGCGTTCCCAGGAAAGCGAACTGGCTGTCGGACCTGGGCCAGAGACTGAGGGAAGAGCGAAGGGGACCGCTAAGCCCAAACGGCAACAAACAACGAGACCGACAGATGCCAGCCTCGCCAGTATGTACCCCCTGCCCTCACAGATGCCAACCTCTGCCCCCGGACAGCCCAACACTGCCAGGGCAAAGCGAACCTGCCACAAACGTGTTCTGTAAAACTCAGTCCAta GCCGCCAGGTTTCCACGACACACAACAAACTCCTCCTCTCCGCAGTCCCTGAAAACCTCCTCTCCCCAGTCCCTGAAAACCtcctctccacagacacacaggatcCCCTCACCTCGCTCCACCAAGAAGATCTCCGCCTACTTTCAGAGGCAGACTCCGGAATGA